From Rhodamnia argentea isolate NSW1041297 chromosome 10, ASM2092103v1, whole genome shotgun sequence, a single genomic window includes:
- the LOC115747642 gene encoding NEDD8-activating enzyme E1 regulatory subunit AXR1-like: protein MVEPKIKYDRQLRIRGEQGQAALEKASICLLNCGPTGSETLKNLVLGGIGSITVVDGSKVEVGDLGNNFMVDESSIGESMAKCVCSFLQELNDAVKAKFIEEHPQALIETNPSFFSQFTLVVATQLVEDSMIKLDRICREANVMLIFARSYGLTGLVRISVKEHTIIESKPDHFLDDLRLNNPWPELKRFAEGIDLNTADPVAHKHIPYVVILVRMANEWAGSHNGRLPSTREEKKEFKELLKSRMIAFDEDNYKEAIEASFKVFAPRGISQELKQLIDDSAAELLHNSSDFWVMVAALKEFIANEGAGEAPLEGSIPDMTSSTEQYVNLQKIYQAKAEADFLVMEQRVRNHLKKIGRETNVISKQTIRSFCRNARKLKVCRYRLVEDEFNSPVLSELLKYLADEEYSVAVGFYILLRAVDRFAANYNSFPGEFDGEMDENISRLKTTAVGLLSDLGCNGQTLTEDLISEMCRFGAAELHAVAAFIGGVASQEVIKLITKQFVPMSGTFIFNGIDQRSQLLSL, encoded by the exons ATGGTCGAGCCGAAAATCAAATATGATCGCCAACTCCG GATCCGGGGTGAGCAAGGCCAGGCTGCTCTTGAGAAAGCCAGTATATGTTTGCTTAATTGTGGTCCTACTGGCTCTGAGACGTTAAAAAATCTTGTTCTTGGAGGGATTGGGAGCATCACCGTGGTTGATGGATCAAAAGTTGAAGTCGGGGACCTTGGGAATAACTTCATGG TGGATGAATCGAGCATTGGGGAATCCATGGCAAAGTGTGTGTGCTCTTTCCTTCAAGAGTTGAATGATGCAGTTAAAGCAAAGTTTATTGAGGAGCATCCTCAGGCTCTAATTGAGACAAACCCTTCATTCTTCTCTCAGTTTACTTTGGTGGTGGCTACTCAG CTGGTAGAAGATTCTATGATCAAGCTCGATAGAATTTGTAGAGAGGCAAATGTGATGTTGATATTTGCTCGTTCCTACGGACTTACAGGGCTTGTGCGAATCAGTGTAAAG GAGCATACAATAATTGAGTCAAAGCCAGATCATTTTCTGGATGACCTTCGTTTGAATAATCCATGGCCCGAATTGAAGAG GTTTGCAGAAGGCATTGATCTGAACACTGCCGATCCTGTTGCTCACAAGCACATACCTTATGTTGTCATTCTTGTTAGGATGGCAAATGAATGGGCAGGCTCTCACAATGGCAGGCTTCCATCAactagagaagagaagaaagaatttAAG GAGCTCCTGAAATCCAGGATGATTGCATTTGACGAAGACAATTACAAGGAAGCTATCGAGGCATCCTTCAAAGTCTTTGCTCCTCGAGGAATTA GTCAAGAACTGAAGCAGCTTATAGATGATAGCGCTGCAGAACTTCTTCATAATTCATCAGATTTTTGGGTGATGGTGGCAGCTTTGAAG GAATTTATTGCAAATGAAGGTGCTGGAGAGGCACCCCTTGAGGGTTCAATACCAGATATGACATCTTCGACAGA ACAATATGTAAACCTGCAGAAGATCTACCAAGCTAAGGCAGAGGCTGACTTTCTTGTTATGGAGCAACGAGTGAGgaatcatttgaagaaaattGGTAGAGAGACAAATGTGATTTCAAAACAAACTATTCGTAGCTTCTGTAGAAATGCACGAAAACTCAAA GTATGCAGATACCGCCTAGTCGAGGATGAGTTTAATTCTCCAGTCCTATCAGAACTTCTGAAGTATTTAGCAGATGAAGAATACAG TGTCGCTGTGGGGTTCTATATACTACTCCGAGCAGTTGACCGGTTTGCTGCTAATTATAACAGCTTTCCTGGAGAGTTTGATGG CGAGATGGATGAGAATATATCTCGGTTGAAGACAACGGCAGTTGGTCTTCTGAGTGACTTGGGCTGCAATGGTCAAACGTTGACCGAGGATCTAATTAGTGAAATGTGCCGGTTTGGTGCTGCAGAGCTTCACGCTGTTGCTGCTTTCATTGGAGGAGTTGCATCTCAGGAAGTGATCAAG CTCATAACGAAACAATTTGTTCCTATGTCCGGGACATTCATCTTCAACGGCATTGACCAGAGGTCTCAATTGTTGTCCCTTTAG